The nucleotide window CGCCGTCCCTGACAGCTCGTTCCGCCTCCGCGCACAGCCGGTCGAGCGCGCTCTTCAGGCCAGCGCCGCCCTCGCTCGCCTTGAACACGCACGCGAGCGTCGTGCTCTTCAGGCCCGGGCGGTCGAGCTCGCGCAGCTTTTCGAGCTCCTCGTCGGTGATGACGGGATGCTCCACGCGCACCATGCGCGCGTGCGCGGGAGTCTCTTCCAGCAGGTTCCCCTCGGCGCCGAGCGTCGAGTAGAGCGCCATCACCGGCCGCTCGTTGATCGAGTCCATCGGCGGATTGGAGACCTGCGCGAACAGCTGCTTGAAGTAGCGGTAGAGCATCTGCGGGCGGTCGCTGAGGCACGCGAGCGCCGCGTCCTCGCCCATGCTCCCGATCGGCCACTTCCCCTCGACGCTCATCGGCGCCAGTAACAAGCGCAGGTCCTCGCTCGTGTACCCGAACACCTGCTGGAGGCGCGTGCGATCCGCGTCGTTCAGCGCGGGCGCCACGCTCGCCGGCTTCGGCAGCTGCGAGAGCAGCACCCGATTCTCGTCGACCCACTTCTTGTACGGCTGCTTCGCGGCGTAGCGACGCTTGATCTCCGCGTCGTCGAGGATGCGGCCCTGCTCGAGGTCGACGCAGAAGATGCGGCCCGGGTGCAGGCGCTCCTTCAGCAGCACGTTCTCGGGCGCGATGTCGATCACGCCCACTTCGGAGGCCATCACGACGAGGCCGTCCTTGGTGACCGTGTAGCGCGAGGGGCGCAGGCCGTTGCGGTCGAGCACGGCGCCGATCACGCGCCCGTCGGAGAACACGATGTCCGCGGGCCCGTCGTACGGCTCCATCAAGAACGAGTGGAACTCGTAATAAGCGCGGAGCGCGGGATCCATGTCGTCCCGGTTCTCCCACGCCTCCGGGATCATCATCAACACGGCTTCGGGCAGCTCGCGGCCCGTGCGCACGAGGAACTCGAGCACGTTGTCCATGCGCTGCGAGTCCGAGCCGCCATCGCGCATGATCGGGAACAGCTTCGGCAGATCGGCGCCGAACGCCTTCGACGCGAGCGTGCCCTCGCGCGCGCGCATCCAGTTCTGGTTGCCCTTGATCGTGTTGATCTCGCCGTTGTGCGCGAGGTACCGGAACGGATGCGCGAGGTCCCACGCGCCCAGCGTGTTCGTCGAGTAGCGCGAGTGCACGAGGCAGAGCGCGGAGGCGAAGTCGGCGTCGACGACATCGGGGAAGAAGCCGCGAATCTGCCGCGGCACGAGCATGCCCGTGTAGACGACGGTGCGGCTCGAGAGGCTCGGCACGTAGAAGAAGTGCTTGCCCGCGTGCTCGGCGAGGATCGCCCTCTCCGCGACGCGGCGAATCACGTAGAGCTTGCGCTCGAACGCGTCTTGGTCGCGCGCGGCTTCGCCCTGCGCGGCGATGAAGAGCTGGCGCACGCGCGGCGCCGCGGCGCGCGCGAGGCGACCGATCGTCTCGGGGTGCGTCGGGACCTCGCGCCAGCCGAGAACGCGCTGCCCCTCGGCGGCGACGGTCTTCTCTAACAACTCGACCTGGCGCGCCGCCGCTGATGCATCCTGCGACACGAACACCATCGCGACTGCGTACTGCCCCGGCGCCGGCAGCTCCTGCGATTGCTTCGCGAGCTCGCGGCGGAAGAACGCGTCGGGGATCTGCACGAGCAGCCCGGCGCCGTCGCCGGAGTCGGGATCGCAGCCGCAGGCGCCGCGATGCTCGAGGTTCTCGAGCACGCGAATGCCCTTCTCGACGACGTCGTGCGACTTCGTCCCACGCACATTGGCCACGAAGCCGACGCCGCAGGCGTCCTTCTCGAAAGCCGGGTCGTAGAGACCTTGCTTGGGCCAGTGGCTCTGGGCGCGTTCGCTCATCGAGTCAGGTCCGAGTTGTTGGGGAGTTCGCAAGGTGAATCGCGCAGATGACGCGGCGTCCGGTTTGGTCGCTCGGCACACCGCTGCGCGCGCTCACACATCGAGCACTTGTCAGGGGGTGTCGAACTCGCGGCCCGGATCGCTGCACGGTCGGCCGAGGGCTCACGGAAGTCCGCGAGAGTCCTTGGCTTTTCCGGCTCGGCATCGTATGCGAGCCAAAAAACAGCGTCAACGGAACTTCGGCCGCAAAAGCTGCGGCTCAGCCGCTCTGGAGGATCCGCCGGAGCCGCGCGGGGTAGTTCGTGAAGAGTCCGTCCACGCCGAGGTCGCGCATTCGCCGCATCTGATCCTCGGGATCCACGGTGAACACGTACACCGCGAGGCCCTCGCCGTGGGCGGCGTGCACGAGCTCGGGCGTCACCTGCGCGAGCTCGGGGTTCAGCGCCTCGGCGCGGAGCGAGCGCGCACGCTGCACCCAGCTCGTCGCGGAGTTGCGCGAAATCAGCAGCGCGAGCCGCGCAGCTGCGCTCTGCCTGCGTAGCTCCGCCAGGACATCGTCGTAGAAGGAGGAGAACAGCGTCTGCGCGAGCAGCCCGCGGCGGTTTACCTCGGCCAGCGTCGCCGCTTCGAGGCCCGCATAGGAGCCGCGCGCGCCGATCTTCAGCTCGAGGTTGAAGGGAATCTGCGGCGCGAGCTCGTCGAGCACTTCGTGCAGCAGCGGCACGCGCTCGCCGCCGCCCGCATCCAGCGCACGCACCTCGGCGAGGGTCGCATCGGCGATCTCGCCGCGGCCCCCCAGGTGCTCGAGCGTGGCGTCGTGCGTGATCGGAATCGCCCCGTCGCGTGTGCGATGCAGGTCGATCTCGATCATGTCCGCGCGCTGCGCGACCGCGAGCCGGTACGCCGACATCGTGTTCTCGGGCCGTTCCCCCGAGGCGCCGCGATGCGCAATCACCTTCACGTGTTCCGCTCCATGGAACGCCGAGGCGACAGGCCAATTGGGGCCTGACCCCTCTTGGCCGCTCGCGCCTCGAAACGCGGCGTCATTGCTCCCACCCCCGCGAGCGCTCCACCGCGCGCTTCCAGCCGGCATAGAGGCTCTCGCGCTGATCGCGGCCCATGCGCGGCTCGAAGATGCGCGCGCCGGTTCCGGTCGCGGCTTCGAGCGCGCTGCGATCGCGCCAAAATCCGACCGCGAGGCCCGCGAGCGCGGCGGCGCCGAGCGCAGTGACCTCGAGCACGGGCGGGCGGCGCACCGGCACGCCGAGCACGTCGGCCTGGAACTGCATCAGCCAATCGTTCTGGCAGGCGCCGCCGTCGACGCGCAGCGTTTCGAGCGCGACGCCCGCATCGGCCGCGAAGCTGTCGACCACGTCGCGGCTCTGGTAGGCGATCGACTCGAGCGTCGCGCGGATCACGTGCGCGCGCGTCGTGCCGCGCGTGAGGCCGACGATCGTGCCGCGCGCGCGCTCGTCCCAGTACGGCGCGCCGAGGCCGACGAACGCGGGCACGAGGTAGACGCCGCCGGTATCCGGCACCGAGCGCGCGGCGGCCTCGCTGTCGCCGGCGGTCGCGACGATGCCGAGGCCGTCGCGCAGCCACTGCACCGCGGCGCCCGCCACGAAGATCGAGCCTTCGAGCGCGTACTCGACTGCGCCGCCGAGGCCCCACGCGATCGTCGTCACGAGGCCGCTCTTCGAGAGCGGCGCCTCGCGGCCCGTGTTCATCAGCAGGAAGCAGCCCGTGCCGTAGGTGTTCTTGGCGCGGCCCGGCGCGAAGCAGCCCTGCCCGAACAGCGCGGCCTGCTGATCGCCGGCGGCGCCCGCGATCGGGATCGCGCCGCCGAGCCACGCGGGGTCCGCCTCGCCGAAGCTGCCGCTCGAGTCGCGCACCTCGGGCAGCACGGCGCGCGGGATGCGCAGCTCGCCCAACAAACCCGCGTCCCACGCGCGCGCGTGAATGTCGTAGAGCATCGTGCGCGAGGCGTTGCTCGGCTCGGTCGCGTGCACGCGCCCGCGCGTGAGCTTCCAGATCAGCCAGGTGTCGATCGTGCCGAACGCGAGCTCACCGCGCTCCGCGCGAGCCTGCGCGCCGGGCACCGCGTCGAGAATGAAACGCACCTTCGTCGCACTGAAGTAGGCATCGATCACGAGGCCGGTCTTGCGCCGCACTTCGTCGACGAGCCCGCGCGCTCGCAGCTGATCGCAGATCGGCGCCGTCTGCCGCGATTGCCACACGATCGCGCGGTGGATCGGCTCCCCGGTCGCGCGGTCCCACACCACGGTCGTCTCGCGCTGGTTCGTGATGCCGATCGCCGCGACGTCGCTCGCGCTCGCGCTGGCCTTCGCGAGCGCGCCGCGTGCCGCGCGCAGCTGCGTCTCCCAGATCTCCGCGGGGTCGTGCTCCACCCAGCCCGGCTGCGGGAAGTGCTGCGTGAACTCGTGCTGATCGACCGCAACGACCGCGCCCCGCTCGTCGAACAAGATCGCGCGCGAGGAAGTCGTGCCCTGATCGAGCGCCATGACGAAGCGAGCGGGCATCGGGACCTCCTGCGGTGCGGGTGATTAGGCTTCGAAGAGCGCCTCGACGAACTCGTCCGCCGAGAAGTCGCGTAGATCCTCGACGCCCTCGCCCACGCCCACGAACTTCACCGGAATTCCGAACTCGTCGGCGAGGCCGACGATCACTCCGCCCTTCGCCGTGCCGTCGAGCTTCGTGAGCACGATGCCCGTGACGCCCGCGGCCTGCGTGAACTCGCGCGCCTGCGAGATCGCGTTCTGCCCCGTGTTCGAGTCGAGCACGAGCAGCGTCTCGTGCGGCGCGCCGGGGCACTCGCGGCCGACGATGCGCACGATCTTCGCCAGCTCCTGCATCAGCGGCGCCTTCGTCTGGAGGCGGCCCGCGGTGTCGACGATCGCGACGTCGACGCCGCGCGTGACGGCGGCCTTCACCGTGTCGAACGCCACCGCCGCCGGATCGCCGCCGTCGGCGCCGGCGATCACCTCGCAGCCCGCGCGCTGCCCCCACGTCTGCAGCTGCTCGCGCGCCGCGGCGCGGAACGTGTCGCCCGCCCCTAACAACACGGTTTTGCCGGCGGCGCGGTAGCGCGCGGCGAGCTTGCCGATCGTCGTGGTCTTGCCGCTGCCGTTCACGCCGAGCACGACGATCACGTGCGGCTTCGCGTGCGTCGCGAGCGCCTCGCCCTTCGGCTCGACGCGCCGCAGCTTCTCCGCGATCGCGCCGCGCAGCACCGCGCGCACCTGCTCCGCGCTGCCGCCGGTCGCCTCCTTCTTGACGCGCGCGAGCAGATCCTCCGCGGTCTTCACGCCGAGATCGGCGGTGAACAGCAGCGCTTCGAGCTCGCTTTCGAGCTCCGCGTCGAGCGTGCGCGCGCCGACGAGCTGCAGCGCGCGGCCGATCAGCGCCGCCTGCGTGCGCGCGAGCCGCTCCCGCAGCGACGCGCGCGGAGGAGGCGCGGGGACGACGGCAGGCGGCGGCGCGGGCTCCGCAGCCGCCTCGACCCGCGGCTCAGGCGAGATCGCGGCGATCGCACGCTCCGAAGGCGCTGCGAGTGCCTCGGCGTGCTCCGGCGCCGGCGGAGCGATCTGCGGTTCCGCGGCGGCGGGCGATGCCTGAGCTTGTTGAGTAGCTGGCGGCGCGGCGGGGCTCCGCCGAATGCGAGATGTGATCAGCGCAACCGCCGCGAGCAGCCCGAGCGCGGCTGCAGCGAGCCCCACGTCACCGATCAGCGCGCGCAACGATTCGAGAAAGCCTGCGTCCGCCATGAGGCGCGGCACGATAGCCGCGGCGTTCGCGCGCGAATCCGCTGCGGATCGACTTACGATGCGCGCGCCGCCGAGGAGACTCGATGACTCGCGCACTCGCGTTCGCGCTGCTCACCGCGCTCGCCGCTCCGATCGCCGCGAAAGAGCGCCTTGCGCCCGGCGACCACTCTCGCGCCTTCCCGCACCAGCGCCTCGCGCGCAGCTACGTGCTCCACCTCCCGCCCGCCGCGGCGAAGGGATCGGCGCTGCCGCTCGTGCTCG belongs to Deltaproteobacteria bacterium and includes:
- a CDS encoding glycerophosphodiester phosphodiesterase, producing MKVIAHRGASGERPENTMSAYRLAVAQRADMIEIDLHRTRDGAIPITHDATLEHLGGRGEIADATLAEVRALDAGGGERVPLLHEVLDELAPQIPFNLELKIGARGSYAGLEAATLAEVNRRGLLAQTLFSSFYDDVLAELRRQSAAARLALLISRNSATSWVQRARSLRAEALNPELAQVTPELVHAAHGEGLAVYVFTVDPEDQMRRMRDLGVDGLFTNYPARLRRILQSG
- the glpK gene encoding glycerol kinase GlpK, yielding MPARFVMALDQGTTSSRAILFDERGAVVAVDQHEFTQHFPQPGWVEHDPAEIWETQLRAARGALAKASASASDVAAIGITNQRETTVVWDRATGEPIHRAIVWQSRQTAPICDQLRARGLVDEVRRKTGLVIDAYFSATKVRFILDAVPGAQARAERGELAFGTIDTWLIWKLTRGRVHATEPSNASRTMLYDIHARAWDAGLLGELRIPRAVLPEVRDSSGSFGEADPAWLGGAIPIAGAAGDQQAALFGQGCFAPGRAKNTYGTGCFLLMNTGREAPLSKSGLVTTIAWGLGGAVEYALEGSIFVAGAAVQWLRDGLGIVATAGDSEAAARSVPDTGGVYLVPAFVGLGAPYWDERARGTIVGLTRGTTRAHVIRATLESIAYQSRDVVDSFAADAGVALETLRVDGGACQNDWLMQFQADVLGVPVRRPPVLEVTALGAAALAGLAVGFWRDRSALEAATGTGARIFEPRMGRDQRESLYAGWKRAVERSRGWEQ
- the ftsY gene encoding signal recognition particle-docking protein FtsY; the encoded protein is MADAGFLESLRALIGDVGLAAAALGLLAAVALITSRIRRSPAAPPATQQAQASPAAAEPQIAPPAPEHAEALAAPSERAIAAISPEPRVEAAAEPAPPPAVVPAPPPRASLRERLARTQAALIGRALQLVGARTLDAELESELEALLFTADLGVKTAEDLLARVKKEATGGSAEQVRAVLRGAIAEKLRRVEPKGEALATHAKPHVIVVLGVNGSGKTTTIGKLAARYRAAGKTVLLGAGDTFRAAAREQLQTWGQRAGCEVIAGADGGDPAAVAFDTVKAAVTRGVDVAIVDTAGRLQTKAPLMQELAKIVRIVGRECPGAPHETLLVLDSNTGQNAISQAREFTQAAGVTGIVLTKLDGTAKGGVIVGLADEFGIPVKFVGVGEGVEDLRDFSADEFVEALFEA